The Rhododendron vialii isolate Sample 1 chromosome 8a, ASM3025357v1 genome has a window encoding:
- the LOC131298782 gene encoding zinc finger BED domain-containing protein RICESLEEPER 2-like produces MDAGNGEDRDPHSGSEELPRNPIGPQRVGSIGEEAASNIVGGGSGPSGTGLLGSTGTPTDSTHAAANSGLSGSKRSRRHSWVWNHFSINENFKNENGVDIGARAVCHYCDTYYKCKSNNGVGPHGRHLRSKHADKIGDASDSSNFVYSKEKMRHGLALYVAAAEQPFTFVSRNSTRNDTKKAYSEVKKDLISELATVGAIGFTSDMWSGINNRGYICVTAHYIDSSWTLQKKIIAFRLVEFPHDAEQIYESIMGVFRDFEVVDRVYSITFDNHSANSATLPLQQEFDKLCTSLYSLKPKNMNSDVQNRWNSTYLMLKSCQKYSDAISAYVNQRYRPCRGNPLTIADWEIGFEFMKFLKVFYAATVACSGVRYPTSCIVLHHLFNISVNFRKHREHPNFAHACIDMEGKFRKYYEEMPPIFMLAAIMDPRMKLQGVSLLLREIGTNLGITALPSSANVNDLLNIMYAKYESKFRSNASCTTAPLTSSTSTNDEFWDFVSSNLGIGSSTGTSRIELEKYLDLESINVNDRRDFDVLAWWKKNEDKYPVLSIMARDLLTPPVSTVASESAFSAGKRVLDERRSRLAPDILDCLICLKDWEDARLGIQKRSAKDEFRGYFADSDIDSD; encoded by the exons atgGATGCTGGAAATGGGGAGGATCGTGACCCCCACTCAGGTTCTGAAGAACTACCACGAAACCCTATTGGACCACAGCGTGTGGGTTCTATAGGTGAGGAGGCTGCTTCAAACATtgttggtggtggaagtggtccAAGTGGAACAGGCCTTCTAGGTTCCACTGGTACTCCGACAGATTCTACTCATGCAGCTGCAAATTCAGGCCTTAGTGGTTCAAAAAGGTCACGACGCCACTCATGGGTATGGAATCATTTCTCTATAaatgaaaacttcaaaaatgaaaatggtgtTGACATAGGAGCTAGGGCAGTATGCCATTATTGTGACACATATTATAAATGCAAAAGTAATAACGGTGTAGGGCCACATGGTAGACATCTAAGGAGTAAACATGCTGATAAAATTGGTGATGCATCTGATAGTAgtaattttgtttattcaaaagaaaaaatgagacatGGACTGGCCCTTTATGTAGCTGCAGCAGaacaaccatttacttttg TTTCTAGAAATTCAACCCGTAATGATACGAAGAAAGCTTATAGTGAAgttaaaaaagatttgattagtGAACTTGCAACTGTTGGTGCTATAGGTTTTACTTCTGATATGTGGTCTGGTATAAATAATCGTGGTTATATTTGTGTGACTGCTCATTATATAGACTCTAGTTggactttgcaaaaaaaaattattgctttccgTTTAGTGGAGTTTCCTCATGATGCTGAACAGATTTATGAAagtattatgggtgtttttagggATTTTGAAGTTGTTGATAGAGTTTATAGCATTACTTTTGACAACCATAGTGCTAATAGTGCTACACTTCCATT gcaacaagaatttgatAAATTGTGCACATCACTTTACagtcttaaacccaaaaatatgaaCTCTGATGTTCAAAATCGTTGGAATTCGACCTACCTTATGTTAAAGTCTTGTCAAAAATATAGTGATGCAATATCTGCTTATGTTAATCAGAGGTATCGACCGTGTCGTGGTAATCCTTTAACTATAGCTGATTGggaaattggttttgagttcatgaaatttttgaaagtgttttATGCTGCTACCGTAGCTTGTTCGGGTGTTCGTTATCCTACTTCTTGTATTGTgcttcatcatcttttcaatATCAGTGTCAATTTTCGTAAACATAGGGAACATCCAAATTTTGCACATGCTTGTATAGATATGGAaggaaaattcagaaaatattatGAGGAAATGCCACCAATATTTATGTTAGCTGCAATAATGGACCCTAGGATGAAGTTACAAGGTGTTAGCTTGCTCTTAAGAGAGATTGGTACGAATTTGGGGATTACCGCTTTACCTTCTTCTGCTAATGTGAATGATTTACTGAATATCATGTATGCCAAatatgaatctaagtttcgTTCTAATGCTTCATGTACTACTGCTCCTTTAACATCTTCTACAAGTACCAATGatgaattttgggattttgttagtTCAAATTTAGGAATAGGAAGTAGCACTGGAACTTCACGCATTGAACTCGAGAAATATTTGGACCTAGAATCTATTAACGTGAATGACAGGCGTGATTTTGATGTCTTAgcttggtggaaaaaaaatgaagataaatatCCTGTTCTTTCAATCATGGCACGTGATCTACTTACCCCTCCTGTGTCTACAGTAGCATCCGAATCTGCTTTTAGTGCAGGTAAAAGagtgttggatgagaggaggAGCAGACTTGCTCCAGACATTTTGGATTGTCTCATATGTTTGAAAGATTGGGAGGATGCACGCCTTGGAATTCAAAAAAGATCGGCTAAAGATGAATTCAGAGGCTATTTTGCAGATTCTGATATAGACAGTGATTAG